The proteins below are encoded in one region of Pongo pygmaeus isolate AG05252 chromosome 20, NHGRI_mPonPyg2-v2.0_pri, whole genome shotgun sequence:
- the LOC129020323 gene encoding large ribosomal subunit protein uL29-like, with translation MAKIKAQELLGKEEELLKELDDLKVELSQLRVAKVTGGAASKLTKIRVVSKSIARVLTVINQMQTENLGKFYKGKKYEHLDPLRSKKTRAVRRRLSKHEENLTIKKQQQRGLLSPMRKCAVQAPVARCQ, from the exons ATGGCCAAGATCAAGGCCCAAGAACTTCTCgggaaggaggaggagctgcTGAAAGAGCTGGACGACCTGAAGGTGGAGCTGTCCCAGCTGCGCGTCGCCAAAGTGACAGGCGGCGCGGCCTCCAAGCT aaccaaGATCCGAGTCGTCAGCAAATCCATTGCCCGTGTTCTCACAGTTATTAACCAGATGCAGACAGAAAACCTCGGGAAATTCTACAAGGGCAAGAAGTACGAGCACCTGGACCCGCTGCGGTCTAAGAAGACACGCGCCGTGCGCCGCCGGCTCAGCAAGCACGAGGAGAACCTGACGAtcaagaagcagcagcagagggGGCTGCTGTCCCCAATGCGGAAGTGCGCGGTCCAGGCCCCAGTGGCGCGTTGTCAATAA